The Ochrobactrum sp. BTU1 region TATGGGGATCAAGCGCCAGTATGGGTCGACCTGTTGTAGTTTTATGCGCCGCGATTGCCCAATTATTCGAGCCCTCTTCAAACGAGGCGCGAGCGATTTCTCCGGACGCCGAGACCACAGTCCAAAGACTTGCTTCATCCAGTGTTGCAGCCAATCGCTCTTTTGAGAATGTGGCAGGACTGACGGCGAGCTGGAAGTCGCGCAAAACCCTGTCGGTCATGATGCTTGGGTCAAAGCCATCAACAGGCCTTGGCAGCACGTCGTGCGACAATTTCTTGCGCAGTTGATCGAGCTTTGCACCCAGTTCCACGCCGGCCTTTGCCATGACTTTTGAGCGCAAAAGCTCTGATGATGCATTGCGCGTCAGCGAATGGGTGCGGACGCGCACAACATCTTCTGCACACCAACGATCAGGCTTGTGACCGAGTAAAGCAAATTCGGGTGGAAGTGACGTCTCGCCTGCTTCGCAGGCATCGATATATGAATTAATGCCTTCAGCAAAGGCCCTGCATATCTGTTCGGAGTCTGAACCATAAGCCTTCCACTCCGCCACCATGTCACCACGATAGAGCAGCAGGCGTGCGGCCCTGTCTTGCTCAAGATAACCGGGGCCGAAATCACGAGCCATTAGGCCAAGCCCGCGCTTGCGTGCAATATCGATCTGCCAAAGTCGGTCACGCGCGGCATTAAAACCCTGCGCAAAAAACAAATCATGCAGGTTCTCGGCTCTGATGTGAGCGATCCCCCATCGATCCACATTGATCATGACGTCATCCAGCAGGCCCACAACGTGGGCTGCCGTTAATCTTGTAGTATCGGCCATGGCCGCACCTCTGGCTGTTATTCCAGTGAGAGAAATAGGCCTGCGTGAAGGCGGGCACGTTCGACCAGACTGTCTACGAAAATATGCTCACCCAAAGTATGCAGCCCCTCACCCCGCACACCGATGGAATCGAGCGTTGGCACACCGAGTGCACCGGTGAAATTGCCATCCGAGCCGCCACCGGAGCTTTGTGCGGTCATGGTGAACCCTATTTCCTTGGCGATATTATTTGCAAAATTAAAGAGCTTCATGTCCTGTGCCTGACCCGGCTCCCAGACTGGACGTGTGACGCCCCGAGTGACTATCAATTCAACTCCGTCTTTGTCTCCGCCAAGCGCCATGATCCGTGCAACGCCGTCTTCCAGATCCTTCTGCGTTTTAGCCATGCTAAGTGCTTCGGCTTTGCAGCCTGAGGAGACACAATTGACCCATTGCCCGGCGTGGATAACACCAACTGAGAACGTGCAATCATCTGTCGTCAGTGCTTCTACCTCGATAATTTTCTCGGCCATGCGCCGGATTGCCGATCGGCCTTCTTTGAGCAGCCAACCAGCATGACTTGGCTTGCCCACTGTCTCAAGATCGTATCGTGCAATTGCATAACGGCCGACAACTGCACCACCATCACGCAGTGCTGGCTCGGGCACCAACACATATTTGTTCTTGAGCGCTTCCTGCTCAATCAAATCCCGCGTCGAAGGCGTGCCCACTTCTTCATCGGGTGTTAGAAGAAACGTGACGGGGAGTTTCGTTGCAAGTCCGCTCCGCGCGATTTCACGCATGGCTTCAAGAGCGACGAAGTTTCCGCCCTTCATATCCTGAATGCCGGGGCCGAAAAGTTTCCCATCCTCGCGGCGATAAGGATTGACGTTAATCACCCCGAGTGGATGAACCGTATCAAGATGGCCAGAAACCAGAATTCCAGGTTTGCCTTGATCTTTATGCGCAAAGCGAGCACGCAGGGAGCCGCCAAATCCCATTCGCCCCGGAATGAATTCGATAGTCGCGCCTGCTGCTGCAAAATCATAAGCGGCAACCTCGACCATTCGGTTGACTGCGCTTGCATCGAAAGTCGGGCTTTCCGTCTCAATCCAGGGGCGCAGGCGCGCAATCATATCATCGAGGTTAAATGGCAACTGATGCATAGTCATGCTGCTAAGTCCTTGTTCACTGGCAGGCGGGTCTCTACGATCCGGGCATAAATCGAGGCTCCGATTGGCAGCGCTTCCGGTTCAAGCACGAAAGCAGGGTTATGTAACGCAGCTTTGCCGCCATGCATCACATTGATGTATGCGCCCGGAACACGAGCGAGCATGTCTGCAAAATCTTCACTGCCCATGAAAGCCGGGCAATCATCGCTCACATTATCTTCCCCCAGGACATCGCGCGCTGCCGCCATATAAGCATCGGATAGTTCAGGATCATTGCGAAGGACATCAAAGACATTGCGAAGATTGACATCGACTGTGATGCCGTACCCCGCAGCCACGCCTGCACAGATTTCCCGAATACGGCTTTCCGCCAGATCGCAGACATGCTGTTCAAAATAACGGATTGTGCCGGTAATTGTTGCCACTTCCGGTACGATATTATAGGCGCTGCCTGTATGAAACTGCGTACAGGATACAACGCAGGCGTCGGTTGCCGGAATGTTGCGCGATACAATTGTCTGTAGCTGCCCGACCAGATCCGCACCAATCACCAACACATCGCGGGCATTGTGCGGCTGCGCTGCATGGCTTCCCTTGCCGGTTAGCTTAATATCGAAGAAGCTCGCGCCCGCC contains the following coding sequences:
- a CDS encoding M20/M25/M40 family metallo-hydrolase, whose protein sequence is MTMHQLPFNLDDMIARLRPWIETESPTFDASAVNRMVEVAAYDFAAAGATIEFIPGRMGFGGSLRARFAHKDQGKPGILVSGHLDTVHPLGVINVNPYRREDGKLFGPGIQDMKGGNFVALEAMREIARSGLATKLPVTFLLTPDEEVGTPSTRDLIEQEALKNKYVLVPEPALRDGGAVVGRYAIARYDLETVGKPSHAGWLLKEGRSAIRRMAEKIIEVEALTTDDCTFSVGVIHAGQWVNCVSSGCKAEALSMAKTQKDLEDGVARIMALGGDKDGVELIVTRGVTRPVWEPGQAQDMKLFNFANNIAKEIGFTMTAQSSGGGSDGNFTGALGVPTLDSIGVRGEGLHTLGEHIFVDSLVERARLHAGLFLSLE
- a CDS encoding amidohydrolase is translated as MPIIPFIEEKAGEMRAVFEDLHRHPEIGFEEQHASGVVAGLLEKWGFDEVHTGIAKTGVVGILEGRNKGNRRVGLRADMDALPIDEISGVIYSSQNPGRMHACGHDGHTTMLLGAAQYLAETRNFEGTAVFVFQPAEEGLGGARGMIAEGLFERFPCDEIYGMHNQPMGTLGKALIRKGAAMAGASFFDIKLTGKGSHAAQPHNARDVLVIGADLVGQLQTIVSRNIPATDACVVSCTQFHTGSAYNIVPEVATITGTIRYFEQHVCDLAESRIREICAGVAAGYGITVDVNLRNVFDVLRNDPELSDAYMAAARDVLGEDNVSDDCPAFMGSEDFADMLARVPGAYINVMHGGKAALHNPAFVLEPEALPIGASIYARIVETRLPVNKDLAA